The Benincasa hispida cultivar B227 chromosome 9, ASM972705v1, whole genome shotgun sequence genome has a segment encoding these proteins:
- the LOC120087199 gene encoding zinc finger A20 and AN1 domain-containing stress-associated protein 5-like: MAQRTEKEETEFKVPETITLCVNNCGLTGNPATNNMCQKCFNATTATASMAMKFSGEKSPRSTTSRSPEKFRFVSESRRIITAADRPKSDESTKREVNRCSGCRKRVGLTGFRCRCGDLFCAEHRYSDRHDCSFDYKAAGREAIARENPVVKAAKIVRV; encoded by the coding sequence ATGGCACAGAGAACCGAGAAGGAGGAGACGGAGTTCAAAGTTCCGGAGACGATCACGCTTTGCGTCAACAACTGCGGCCTCACGGGGAATCCGGCGACAAATAATATGTGTCAGAAGTGCTTTAATGCTACCACGGCGACCGCGTCCATGGCGATGAAGTTTTCCGGTGAGAAAAGTCCGAGATCTACTACCTCTCGCTCGCCTGAGAAATTTCGGTTCGTTTCAGAGTCCAGGAGGATTATAACAGCGGCTGATCGTCCGAAATCTGACGAATCGACGAAGCGAGAGGTGAATCGGTGTTCTGGATGTAGAAAACGCGTCGGATTGACTGGATTTAGGTGCCGATGCGGAGATTTGTTCTGTGCGGAGCACCGGTATTCAGATCGTCACGATTGTAGCTTCGATTACAAGGCGGCTGGTCGTGAGGCGATCGCGAGAGAGAATCCGGTGGTGAAAGCGGCGAAGATTGTTAGAGTTTAA